The sequence below is a genomic window from Candidatus Cloacimonas sp..
CCTCAGCAGAAGCAGAAATAATCAAGAGGAAAATATTTAGCTATGCTATATTATCTTTGTCTCGGTTCCAATACGGAAGATCCCAACGCCCAACTGGATGAGGCAATAGAGCGGTTGTCAATGCTTTCTGGAATTGAAATTATGCGCAAATCCTCACGCATAATTACGAAACCCTACGGAATGAAGAATCAGCCAGATTTTATAAATCAGGTGCTGGAAATAGATAATAATTATTCGCCTCAGGAATTAATGGAAAAGCTTCTGCATATCGAAATGACTATGGGACGCCTAAGAAGAATAAAATGGGGACCTCGTAACATTGATATAGATATTCTTCTGGCAGGAGATTTGAAATTGGATAGTAGAATCACGCCACAAGAAAATCCCTGGCCCAGTGTGATTATTCCCCATCCAGATTTGCATAATAGAGAATTTGTTTTATGCTTGCTTAATGAACTTATCCCCGACGCCGTGCATCCCGTTTTACATAAAACAATAAGTGAATTATATAAAGAAATATCTGCTAAGGAAGAACTATAATGAGTAATCTGTCAGCAATTATTTTGGCTGCAGGAAAAGGCACAAGAATGAAATCGGAAAGAGCTAAAGTTACTTTGCCGCTGGCTGAAAAACCAATGATTCAGAGAGTGGTAGATACTGCTTTGGCTACTAAGTGTCAAAAGATCTATGTTGTAGTGGGCTACCTGAAAAACAGCGTGATAGCTGCCCTCGAAGATAATGACAGAATTGAATTTGTGGAGCAAAAAGAACAGCTCGGAACAGGCAATGCCGTAATTACAACTGAACCGTATTGGAAGGATTTAGATCAGGATGTGTTTATTTTATGTGGAGATGTTCCTTTACTTAGTGTGCAAACCCTTATCCAATTATATGAAAAGCATAAAAATGAACAGGCATCCTGCACAATTCTAACGGCCTTCTTAGAAGACCCGGGAAAATATGGACGCATTTTGCGCAATAACGAAGGGAACATATACAGCATCATTGAATACAAAGATGCCAACGAAGAACAGCGGAAAATTAAAGAATGGAATACCGGCATCTATTGTTTTAAAGTAGGAGATTTGTTTAGCGCTTTAAAACAGACCTCCAATAACAATAAACAGGGAGAATATTACCTTACCGACACAGTGGAAATTCTCGCTAAGCAAGGTAAAATTATCTCCAGTATTGTGCTGGAGGACTTGTTGGAAGCTTCCGGAGTGAATTCTCAGGAAGAATTGGCTGCCTTGGAAAATAGTTATGTGGATCGCATTCGCAAAAAATGGCTGAATAGCGGAGTTATCATTCACAATCCGGAAACCGTTTATATCGGTGATGAAGTTATTATTGAACCCGATGTGGAAATCTATCAGAATACTGTCATCAAAGGCAAATGTATGCTGGAAAAGGGTTGTGTAATAGGTCCCGGAGGTCTTTTGGAAAATAGCACCGTTTCGCTTGATTCCATTTTGCAGGGACACAATATTTTGGTGAATGCCATTATGCCGGAACACCATATTTTGAGCTACGGATCCAATATAATTGAAGAAATGCAATATGAATAATCAAAATAAGGACAACGGAGAAAAGCACTATCTTTATTCTCCTTGGCGTCTGGATTATATATTAGGTGACAAAATGGATGATTGCGTTTTATGTCGTTTCCAAAATCCTGATAATGATAAAGATAACTTGATTGTCTATAGAGCCAATGCCTGTTATGTAATGTTGAATCGCTATCCTTATAATAACGGACATCTGATGATTATTCCTTATCAACATTCCGCTTCTATAACGGATTTGGAATTGGACACCTGGCTGGAAATGTGTTCCTTGGTAAGAGACACGGAACAAATTTTATTGCGAGTTTATCATTGTGACGGCATAAATATTGGCATCAATCTGGGTTGTGCAGCCGGAGCTGGAATTGCAGAACATTTGCACATTCATCTTGTTCCACGCTGGCAAGGAGATAGCAATTTTATGACTATTATCGGTGGCGAAAGAGTTATCCCTGAGTCCTTTGAAGTTGCTTTCGCCAAATTAGCGCCTGAATTTGCAAAACTTGCTAAAACTAAAGAGCTTAACAGTTGAGTTTGACAAACAAACCCCCTGAAAAAAACTTGCCCTCAAAAAAGAGTTTGATAGTATCTGTCATTCTGATTCTTTTGGTTACGACAGCAGTTATCCTGTATTTTGCCTTAAAAAACAGAAATTCAGAGACCAAAAATTTTCACGCAGAGGACAAGTTCCCTGCAATTAAAGTAATAGTGACCAATGGTTGCGGATATGAACATCTGGCGGCTGATTTTGCCGCTGCATTGAAAGATAAAAATATTGAGGTGGTAAGTTTGTCACAGACCTCCAAACCGATATATGACAAAACCATAATCGTTATCCGCAAAGGCGATATGCAGGATTTGAATCGCTTGCAAAAAATGACTGGAATCCAGCGCTGGACAAGCGCATACAATGAATATTTCGGTGCCGATTTTGAAATCATCGTCGGCAGGGATTATGAACAGTTTTTACCATAAATAAGGGAGAAGATATCAGTGAGTAATTTCAGCAAAGAAGCCATTATCACCTGGCTGAAAGAGAAGAAAGCAGAAAACATTCGCATTTATGATATGCAAGATAAATGTGATTATACAGATACAATAATCGTTTGCGAAGGCAATGCCGATGTTCATAATAAAGCTATTGCCAATTACCTTTTGGATATGCTAAAAGAAAATCATCTGCCATTGTTAAGCAAGGAAGGCATTGATTTTGGGCACTGGATTTTGATTGATGGCGGAGAAATTATCGTGCATATCTTTTTACCTGAAACAAGGGATTTTTATCATATAGATGACCTTTTAACCAAAATAGTGAATACGCAGACACAAGAGAGTAACAAATGATTAAAGAACTACTGCATAAAAATATCGTGGAAGCACTGGATGCACTGAATCTTAGCCACTCAAAAGAGTTTGGCGTGGATGTTCCCAATAATTCTGAATTTGGTGATTTTTCTACTAACGCCGCTTTGGTCTTGGGTAAAGAAAACAAACAGTCCCCAAAGCAACTGGCGGAGAAAATAGTAAAAGAACTGAAGAAAAATAAAGCATTTAAAAAGCTGGAAATAGCAGGGCCTGGTTTTATCAATTTTTACTTAGCGCCTGCTTTATATCAACAGGTATTTTGGGAGATTTACAAAAACGAAGAATATGGCAAAAGCGATTTCGGTAATGGCGAAAAAATATTACTGGAATTCGTTAGCGCCAATCCCACCGGTCCATTAAATATTGTAAATGCTCGTGCCGCCGCTTTTGGAGACACGCTTTATCGTATTATGAAATGTGTGGGTTATGCTCCTGCCAGAGAATTTTACATAAACGATGCCGGTAACCAAGTGGATATTTTGGCGGAGTCATTGGAACTGCGTTTGCGGGAAATCCACGGAGAGAAAATTGGGGAATTTCCTTATGAAGCATATCATGGAGAGTATGTAAAACATTTGGCTCATCGCTTAAACGCTTTGGAAGGAACCCGTGTTTTTATGCTGCCTGAAAAAGACCGTTTGGAACACTTAAAAGAATTTGCTCTTTCTGAACTACTGGAAATGCAAAGAAGCTCTCTGGAAAAATTCGGAGTGGTATTTGAAGGTTGGGTTTCGGAAAAAGTTTTAAGATCTGAAGGTGTTGTGGAAGAAGTGCTTTCCTATTTAACTGAAGCCGATTGCACTTATGAAAAAGAGGATGCCATCTGGTTTTGCAGCACCAAGTTTGGCGACGATAAAGATAGAGTCCTGATGAAATCGGATGGTTCAATTACTTATTGCGTCCCCGACATTGCTTATCACCTAACGAAAATTCAGCGCGGATTCACTAAATTGATTGATATTTTCGGTCCCGATCATCATGGATATGTTCCTCGGATCAGAGCTGCCTTCAGAGCATTGAATTATGACGATTCCATCTTAGAATTCATTTTCCTGCAGCAAGTGAACATTTTTGAAAGCGGAGAGAGAATAAAGATGAGCAAGCGGGCAGGTAAAATTGTCACTATGGACGAACTTATAAGTGTTGTAGGTAAAGATGCAGCTCGTTATTTTTTCATAGCTCGCAAAGCAAATGCCCATTTGAATTTTGATTTGGAGCTGGCGTTGAAAAAGAATAACGAAAATCCTGTTTATTACTGTCAATATGCTCACGCTCGTATTTGCAGCATCATCAAAAAAGCACGCAGCGTTAAAATGTACCCGAAGCACTTTACGAAGGAAATGGCAGGAAAACTAACCAAACCGGAAGAATTGGTTCTGATTCAAAAGATGGCAGACCTTCCGGAGCTGTTGATTCTGATCGCTAAATATCGCGAACCACATCGCTTAACTACCTATTTGGAAGAATTTGCTTCTTTGCTACATCACTACTATGAAAAATATCAGATTGTAAATCCGAAGAATCCCACTCTTACTCAGGCACGCTTGATGTTGCTAATAACCGTAAAAAAAGTTATGGAAATTTGTTTTGATTTGCTGGGTATTAGCGCTCCGGAAAAAATGTAATAGCAGCAAGAACATTAAATGAATACTTCTTTCAGCATTCGCCCACTCTTTAGAGAAGATATTGAATCTGTGCAAAAGATTGAGCGTTTGGTTTTTTCTGATCCCTGGCCTGATGAAGCATTTACAGATTTTCTTAGTCCTTGGTATTATGCTTTGTTACACGACGAACAAGTAATCGGTTATATTTTTTATTATGGAACGAGAGAAGAAAGAGAAGTCATAAATTTTGCCATTCAGCCAGATTTTCAAGGTATGGGATTGGGAGAATTTTTGTTGATGGAGACCATGCGACTAATGACTGAAGATGGAGGAAAACTCATCTTTTTGGAAGTGCGTATTTCCAATTACAAAGCTCGTTGTCTCTATGAAAAAGTAGGTTTTCAAGAAATCGGACTAAGAAAGAACTACTACAAAAAGCCAGAAGAGGATGCCATAGTAATGGTATATAATAATTATGCATTATGAATATGATTATTTAGTCATCGGCAGCGGAATTGCCGGTTTGATATATGCTCTGCAAGTTTCCCAATTTGGAAAAGTTGCAGTGATTACTAAAAGTTCCTTAAATGATTGCAACACAGATCACGCGCAAGGTGGAATTGCAGCTGCCATTGATGTTAAGGACTCTTTTGAAGCACATATTGAAGATACTTATCAAGCGGGAGCGGCATTGGGAAAGCGTCAAGTTATCTCCGAAATAATTTCTTCCGCACCTGCGCTAATTCAATATTTGATAGATTTGGGCACCGATTTCACCGTTAGAGACCCCAACTATGACATCTGTCTGGAAAATCTGTCTCTGACAATGGAGGGAGGACACACTCGCCGCAGAATTGCTTATGCGGCAGATTCTACAGGCCACCAAATTATGGAAGCGTTGATTACTCAGTGTCGGAAACATCCTAATATAGAGATTTATGAAAATCATATCGCCATAGACCTGATAACTCAGCATCATATCGTTCAGGATGAAGGTTTTGTCCCCGGCATTTCTTGTTGGGGCGCTTATGTTCTGGATACAGTTGACAATCAGGTAAGTATTTTTAAAGCCAAAAAAACAATGATGGCTACCGGTGGAGCGGCACAAATTTATACCCCCAATACCAATCCTAAAGTTACTACTGGCGATGGAATGGCTATGGCTCGTTTGGCAGGAGCGCGTTTAGTTAATATGGAATTTGTCCAATTTCATCCCACCGCTTTTTGGAGTCCGGATGGCTATACTTTTTTAATCAGCGAGTCATTAAGAGGTGA
It includes:
- the folK gene encoding 2-amino-4-hydroxy-6-hydroxymethyldihydropteridine diphosphokinase, with translation MLYYLCLGSNTEDPNAQLDEAIERLSMLSGIEIMRKSSRIITKPYGMKNQPDFINQVLEIDNNYSPQELMEKLLHIEMTMGRLRRIKWGPRNIDIDILLAGDLKLDSRITPQENPWPSVIIPHPDLHNREFVLCLLNELIPDAVHPVLHKTISELYKEISAKEEL
- a CDS encoding sugar phosphate nucleotidyltransferase, with product MSNLSAIILAAGKGTRMKSERAKVTLPLAEKPMIQRVVDTALATKCQKIYVVVGYLKNSVIAALEDNDRIEFVEQKEQLGTGNAVITTEPYWKDLDQDVFILCGDVPLLSVQTLIQLYEKHKNEQASCTILTAFLEDPGKYGRILRNNEGNIYSIIEYKDANEEQRKIKEWNTGIYCFKVGDLFSALKQTSNNNKQGEYYLTDTVEILAKQGKIISSIVLEDLLEASGVNSQEELAALENSYVDRIRKKWLNSGVIIHNPETVYIGDEVIIEPDVEIYQNTVIKGKCMLEKGCVIGPGGLLENSTVSLDSILQGHNILVNAIMPEHHILSYGSNIIEEMQYE
- a CDS encoding HIT domain-containing protein, with the protein product MNNQNKDNGEKHYLYSPWRLDYILGDKMDDCVLCRFQNPDNDKDNLIVYRANACYVMLNRYPYNNGHLMIIPYQHSASITDLELDTWLEMCSLVRDTEQILLRVYHCDGINIGINLGCAAGAGIAEHLHIHLVPRWQGDSNFMTIIGGERVIPESFEVAFAKLAPEFAKLAKTKELNS
- a CDS encoding LytR C-terminal domain-containing protein, with the protein product MSLTNKPPEKNLPSKKSLIVSVILILLVTTAVILYFALKNRNSETKNFHAEDKFPAIKVIVTNGCGYEHLAADFAAALKDKNIEVVSLSQTSKPIYDKTIIVIRKGDMQDLNRLQKMTGIQRWTSAYNEYFGADFEIIVGRDYEQFLP
- the rsfS gene encoding ribosome silencing factor, with the translated sequence MSNFSKEAIITWLKEKKAENIRIYDMQDKCDYTDTIIVCEGNADVHNKAIANYLLDMLKENHLPLLSKEGIDFGHWILIDGGEIIVHIFLPETRDFYHIDDLLTKIVNTQTQESNK
- the argS gene encoding arginine--tRNA ligase, producing MIKELLHKNIVEALDALNLSHSKEFGVDVPNNSEFGDFSTNAALVLGKENKQSPKQLAEKIVKELKKNKAFKKLEIAGPGFINFYLAPALYQQVFWEIYKNEEYGKSDFGNGEKILLEFVSANPTGPLNIVNARAAAFGDTLYRIMKCVGYAPAREFYINDAGNQVDILAESLELRLREIHGEKIGEFPYEAYHGEYVKHLAHRLNALEGTRVFMLPEKDRLEHLKEFALSELLEMQRSSLEKFGVVFEGWVSEKVLRSEGVVEEVLSYLTEADCTYEKEDAIWFCSTKFGDDKDRVLMKSDGSITYCVPDIAYHLTKIQRGFTKLIDIFGPDHHGYVPRIRAAFRALNYDDSILEFIFLQQVNIFESGERIKMSKRAGKIVTMDELISVVGKDAARYFFIARKANAHLNFDLELALKKNNENPVYYCQYAHARICSIIKKARSVKMYPKHFTKEMAGKLTKPEELVLIQKMADLPELLILIAKYREPHRLTTYLEEFASLLHHYYEKYQIVNPKNPTLTQARLMLLITVKKVMEICFDLLGISAPEKM
- the rimI gene encoding ribosomal protein S18-alanine N-acetyltransferase, which encodes MNTSFSIRPLFREDIESVQKIERLVFSDPWPDEAFTDFLSPWYYALLHDEQVIGYIFYYGTREEREVINFAIQPDFQGMGLGEFLLMETMRLMTEDGGKLIFLEVRISNYKARCLYEKVGFQEIGLRKNYYKKPEEDAIVMVYNNYAL
- the nadB gene encoding L-aspartate oxidase; amino-acid sequence: MHYEYDYLVIGSGIAGLIYALQVSQFGKVAVITKSSLNDCNTDHAQGGIAAAIDVKDSFEAHIEDTYQAGAALGKRQVISEIISSAPALIQYLIDLGTDFTVRDPNYDICLENLSLTMEGGHTRRRIAYAADSTGHQIMEALITQCRKHPNIEIYENHIAIDLITQHHIVQDEGFVPGISCWGAYVLDTVDNQVSIFKAKKTMMATGGAAQIYTPNTNPKVTTGDGMAMARLAGARLVNMEFVQFHPTAFWSPDGYTFLISESLRGEGAVLCLSDGSTFMEKYHPQGNLAPRDIVSRAIDSELKKRGEKFCYLDATKVPAEQLLKHFTSINAMLQARGIDFTKDPIPVAPAAHYFCGGVLSTIEGITDIHNLFVAGESACCGLHGANRLASNSLLEALVMAYKAGNHPSNLEKVQFPRIPEWKVINEFNVNEWVVISHNREIIGTIMQGYAGIRRSRRLLKYALSRLENIYTEINNFYQHNAVRKEVVETRNMAIIAIAVVKSALMRKESRGAHFLVDNPERDDEHYQHDTII